Proteins from a single region of Heptranchias perlo isolate sHepPer1 chromosome 34, sHepPer1.hap1, whole genome shotgun sequence:
- the LOC137301781 gene encoding gonadotropin-releasing hormone II receptor-like has product MTDTLAFINQSERVHILEFGFSNVSPTPPEPWIAPAFTVAARVRVIVTFCFFIVSMCSNTAVLLSVIKKRRKSHIRILILSLTIADLMVTVLVMPLDAVWNTTIQWYAGDMACKALNFLKLFAMYASALVLVVISMDRHSAILNPFSFTSASHRTKLMLSMAWIASMLLAAPQLFIFQVQDVHGMNFTQCVTYGSFTEHWHETFYNMFTFITLYVIPLTVMIICYTRILWEISKQMKENKATISRMHNDYVLKARMKTIKMTIIIVVSFIICWTPYYLLGLWYWFKPDILKNVPEYVNHVLFLFALLHTCSDPVIYGFYTPSFREGIMTCWRGIGTGFTRHEARHVGMPATVKSLRGGINGKILNHIQMVSVISNGTAQSAF; this is encoded by the exons ATGACGGACACATTGGCATTTATTAATCAGTCGGAAAGAGTTCATATTTTAGAGTTTGGATTCTCCAATGTAAGCCCCACTCCTCCGGAGccttggattgctccagcattcACTGTGGCAGCCAGAGTCCGAGTAATTGTGACATTCTGTTTCTTCATCGTGTCCATGTGCAGCAACACAGCCGTTCTGCTCAGCGTCATCAAGAAAAGAAGAAAATCGCACATCAGGATTCTGATCCTCAGCCTCACCATCGCTGACCTAATGgtgactgttttagtgatgccacTGGACGCAGTTTGGAATACAACCATCCAGTGGTACGCAGGTGACATGGCATGCAAAGCCTTGAACTTCCTGAAGTTATTTGCCATGTACGCATCAGCACTTGTCCTGGTGGTGATCAGCATGGATCGTCATTCAGCTATCTTAAACCCATTCAGCTTTACTAGTGCCAGTCACAGGACCAAGTTAATGCTTTCCATGGCATGGATTGCAAGCATGCTCCTGGCGGCTCCTCAG ctCTTCATTTTTCAGGTGCAAGATGTCCATGGCATGAACTTCACCCAGTGCGTGACCTATGGGAGCTTCACTGAACACTGGCATGAAACCTTCTACAACATGTTTACCTTCATCACCCTGTATGTCATACCTCTCACTGTCATGATCATCTGTTATACCAGGATTCTGTGGGAAATAAGTAAGCAGATGAAAGAAAACAAAG CAACAATATCAAGAATGCATAATGATTACGTATTGAAGGCACGAATGAAAACCATTAAAATGACCATCATCATCGTTGTATCTTTCATCATCTGCTGGACCCCATATTACCTCCTCGGACTGTGGTACTGGTTCAAGCCGGACATACTGAAGAATGTGCCAGAATACGTCAATCACGTACTGTTTTTATTTGCCTTGCTGCACACCTGCTCAGATCCTGTCATATATGGATTCTACACCCCTTCTTTCAGAGAGGGTATCATGACATGTTGGAGAGGGATAGGAACAGGGTTCACAAGGCATGAAGCGAGACATGTTGGAATGCCAGCCACTGTCAAATCTCTACGAGGTGGTATAAATGGCAAGATCCTTAATCACATTCAGATGGTCTCTGTTATCTCCAATGGAACAGCTCAGTCTGCCTTTTGA